Below is a genomic region from Sander vitreus isolate 19-12246 chromosome 15, sanVit1, whole genome shotgun sequence.
TTATAACACGTTTACTGAGTAGATTATTGTAACGTCGTGAATATGAGCGGTTACCACAGAGCTCATGTTAGCTTTGTTGCTACAAATGTTAGCCAACAACAGCGCATGCAAAACAAATAATGCAGTTATCACAGTCCAAACTCTAGTTAGAGGTAGGATTACATGTAGTTAACTGACACAGTGTAACCTGTATATTACCTTGGTGTGATATTATACAAACAAGGCGAGAAAACTGATATTTAGCTGGGAAATGTGTCAGAACTTGATAAAAAAGAATTCAAGCGACGTTCGTTTTCGTTTCTTCTTCCCCTCTCTTCTTAGGTCTGTGCTGGCTGGCAAACAATGGCGCATTACCGCCGCCACCTGGTGAGGAGTGTAGAGAGGAATTTGTAGACGACATGTTCGAATCACATTGAACTACACTGTTCTCCACAGAACTTGATTCATATTGTGTGGAGACATGCTGCACAGCATAAAGGCCCTGTAAATCTCTTCACCTTGGACTCTTTTAGATTATGAATTCCTTGAGGATAAAAAGGATTAGTGTGTATCACAAATAGATTCAACAAGCAAAGAAATGTAGcagcacttctttttttttaaacaagttatgtaattatttttttaattgatacaaaactttttctttttattcagaGATtaataaagagagacagatttgACCATAAATGTCATACACAAGTTATATCTGAAAAGAAGCTGTAGCCTACATCCCCCTGAAGAATCAACCACTTAAAGGACTTGTGCTCTACACACCACCAGagattaaaataaaagtcacctaaaaaggacaaaaaaagtaaCACAAATGCAGAAGTGAGAGAGCCGAGGCAAATACATCAGACCTCGAACTCCACTTAAGCATCCTGTGTCTCATTTCCAGGTAGCAGTTCTCATCAGTGACTGCTTGGTTCAGCTGATCCGCCAGCTCAGGGCAGACtcaagcagagaggagagaaagaataTAATATGTCAGGATTGTGTTACCAGGAAGTGGGTCgagttatttatatttcaacaCTCGTCCTCTTGTACCCGAGGGAGAACCAATGGTAGTAACCTGAAACTATATATTCAAACATTGTCTGGTTCTGGATGCATCAAACAATTGGCTTCATGTTTGGGAACTCTAAGGACCAAGGAAAAGAGATCTGTACATGTAAATAATGTGGCGACTGTGTGGAAGGGTAAAGTGACCCTGTGAGGGACTCAACATTGGCAGAGGTAAGTCTGAGTCACGGTCTTCTATTCTGTCACTGCTGTCTGAGTCACTATACAAGTAAATTATATGGAAGGTGGACAAGACATGTTGTATTGGTATTGCCTTGGCTTTATTACTGTTATTGTCATTATCACTAATAAATGCATATTATTTGACTGTAGTTGTATTAATTCAGTACATGCGGAGTAACAGTATGGTCCTGGTTTTTAGTTCACTGGGTAACACTGACAGCTGCTTTTAAACCTCAAGTGCATCCTcctaataatattattattattattattagccccGGTCAAGATGGGGCtagtttttcttctttatatacagtttccAGCAGTTCTAAACCTAGGGGTGGGGCGCCTCcaaagggtcacaagataaatctaaAGGGGTCAAGAGATAAATTTACCTCTTTGGGGTTCAAGCAAATATTCAGACAAAACCATTCCAGAGGGAGACACATCTCTTTGGTGGAACTCAAAACAAATCATACACATCTGAAACATGACAAGGGGCCTCAAATAAAAAGTGTGAGCATAATTGGAGGATATTAAAGATCTACTGAATTGAGCCTAATAAAAAAGTGATTATGGTTTGTAGTTACAGTAAAATCATGTCACTATTTCTGGAATATGTTCTACAGCTACATTTCATGCAGtttttagtattagtattagtttTTAGTAGTATTAGCATTCTTAATGTTCTTCTTCAGGTTTTGGGATGAAGCTCCATGAGAAGATGTTGACCCATTACCTTTCATGCACCTCTCCTGTAGATAAAGAGGGATATCTCTACAAAAAGGTTAGGctaaacattaaacacacacaacatgaaatAACTGAATCTTAAGTAGTCATTTCCATGTGATAGCAAATGTAATAATTCTGctttactttgacatttttatttatagaaagagagaaatgcCACCTACCAGCGGCGGTGGTTTGTCCTGAAGGCAAACCTGCTTTTCTACCAGGAACGTCCAGCTGACCGACACCTGCTGGGTGTCATTGTGCTGGAGGGGTGTGCCGTCCGGCGCTCGGAGCCTGATGGACAGTTTACCTTTTCCCTGGTGTTTGAAGGGCCAGGACTCAAAACCTACAGATTTGCAGCAGGGGATGGTCAGACTCAAGAGAGCTGGGTTAAAGCTTTGCTCTCAGCCAGCCACTGTTACCTCTCCCTGCTGGTGAGAGACTTGGGGAGGCAGTATGAAGGTGTGTTATGTGGTGTGGCCCTGTTCTTAGGTTCTTAGGTATAGACTGAAGTTCATGgtttttttgtacgttttttcttgttttttctaGGCTATTATTCTAGGCAGTTTCTGGTGCAGTAAAATGAGAAAATCACTGCAACtcttacagtggggcaaaaaagtatttagtcagccaccaattgtgcaagttctcccacttaaaaagatgagagaggcctgtaattttcaccatagctacacttcaactatgagagacaaaatgagaagaaaacaaatccagaaaatcacattgtaggatttttaatgaatttatttgcaaattatggtggaaaataagtatttggtcaataacaaaagttcatctcaatactttgttatataccctttgttggcaatgacagaggtcaaacgttttctgtaagtcttcacaaggttttcacacactgttggtattttggcccattcctccatgcagatctcctctagagcagtgatgttttggggctgtcgctgggcaacacggactttcaactccctccaaagattttctatggggttgagatctggagaccaGAGACCacgaccttgaaatgcttcttacgaagccactccttcgttgcccgggcggtgtgtttgggatcattgtcatgctaaAAGACcaagccacgtttcatcttcaatgcccttgctgatggaaggaggttttcactcaaaatctcacgatacatggccccattcattctttcctttacatggatcagtcgtcctggtccctttgcagaaaaacagccccaaagcatgatgtttccaaccccatgcttcacagtaggtatggtgttctttggatgcaactcagcattctttcccctccaaacacgacgagttgagtttttaccaaaaagttctattttggtttcatctgaccatatgacattcttccagtcctcttctggatcatgcAAATgttctctagcaaactccagacgggcctggacacgtctggcactgcagaatttgagtccctggcggcatagtgtgttactgatggtagcctttgttactggtcccagctctctgcaggtcattcactaggtccccccgtgtggttctgggatttttgctcaccgttcttgtgatcattttgaccccacggggtgagatcttgcgtggagtcCTGGattgagggagattattagtggtcttatatgtcttccattttcttataatttttcccacagctgatttcttcacaccaagctgcttacctattggagattcagtcttcccagcctggtgcaggtctacaatttagtttctggtgtcctttgacagctctttggtcttggccatagtggagtttggagtgtgactgtttgaggttgtggacaggtgtcttttatactgataacaagtccaaacaggtgccattaatacaggtaacaagtggaggacagaggagcctcttaaagaagaagttacaggtctgtgagagccagaaatcttgcttgtttgtaggtgaccaaatacttattttccagaggaatttgcaaataaattcattaaaaatcctacaatgtgattttctggatttttttttctcattttgtctctcatagttgaagtgtacctatgacaattacaggcctctctcatctttttaagtgggagaacttgcacaattggtggctgcctaaatacttttttgccccactgtatatctgTCCagatacagccagcagccagtaaGCTTAGCACATAACCCCCTGTAAAACctcaaattgttgtttttaaactttgtatttttgtatagaTTAAACAATCAAAGTATAAGATATCTTAATAGTGGGGCTGATAGATTCATTTTGTTGCCCGTTTCCCCATGTAGTGCTAAGATAACCGGCTGCTGATTATACCCAAAcaagagagtggtatcaatcttctaacTCTGCCAGAAAATATTTTCTCAAAATGCCAAACTATTCTTCTGCAAAAGGTGCTATATACATAATTGTtctataattaattattattaataacctATGTTTTCACAATTTCCTGTTTTCCATCTGCAGAAGCTAAACAGCAACAAGGCTCTGGTGAATCCCATCCCAGCTCCTCTGTCAGTGCTCTCAAACAGTCCACCCCCAACTTCCTCTTCCCTGTGCAGGGGCCAACAGCAGTGGTCCAGGTGGGGAGAAGCTTCAGTGCCGGGACTGCTTTACAGGCACCATCAATACCCACTAAAGTGGTGGCGAAAAAGTCCCCGAAACTGTGGCCCAGGAGAAATGCTCACGTCACACCACTTAATGGACCGGCACCTTTGTATGGTGAATGGCCTTTGGTGGATCTTGATCCACTTCAGGACTTTAGCAAACTTCATGATTATTATGGCCAGGAAGTGAAGAAAGCCAGAGAGGAATGGCTGAGAAGTCGACGAGCAGAAGAGGAACACAGTGATGGAGATCTCATCGACCTGGGGTTGAAAGAAAACCTGAGCGTTAGAGACCATTTAAGAGGAAGTGAGACGGAGTGTTTCATGTAAAAAAGGAACTGAACCTGAAGTGTCTAACTGTATTTAACAACAAAGAGTTTGAGGCCCAGACACTTGTACATGTGCTAAATGTTCCTCCATTTCATATGATGAGTTTATATCATTTCTGTTAGTTTTGTTTTACAGAAAGCTATAATTTTCCTGAGCCAAACAACCTTAAAGTGTCCATGGGCTGCAACAAAGAACAAGCAAGGAAGCAAGAGTGTGGGTACTGCGTTATCTGCACATCTGCACCTTTTAGACACAAAGCAGTGTGTCAATAGGTATATTTCATAGCATTTTGACTAACGTTACTGATATTAACAATATCTACGTTTTATTTAAGTGTCTaagtaagccatgacagtgtaacagtgagccagcatgcacaataacaggaccctgaaactgaagcagctgaaTGAAATTCAGCTATCATTAACTGTTATAGTTACACTTGTGATTTACGTGCTGTGACATGAAAAACGCccattccttgtttgtttactccCTTCTAATTGCAACCTGCCCACCTGCCACTAAGCAGTTATGCATGTGGTGCAATTATTAAGTCCATCCATGGCATATAGCAGTATTGAGCAAAGAttatatgtttttgtcattgcatgaaaaaaataaattgatctGTAGCCCTAtgatacaaacacaaacatgacttTAATATACTAGTTCAGATCATAaaggtttaaaataaaaaacgtttttttactGGAAGAATTACAAGGACACTTTAAAATGTCCTCCATGAAAAACCTGCTAACCCGCACACCTGCTGCTAATTGCATTGAATATATTCCTATACAGTCCCCTGAGCAGTTTGGTGTTCAAATGGCAGAGAAAGGTTGTTTGATGGAGTATTAAGCAAAGagtattatatatttttcattgcaaaaaaatgaaaaataaaattggtCTGTTGACTTCTGTTTAATAATCAATTAGTTGGCATACTCAGCCATGCATATGATTTAAAATAAGATGCTGCTGTGGCCGGGTtgactcagtgggtagagcatggcgcgcacatatactgagaggtcatagcctcgacgcagaggtccaaggttggaatccgacctgtgacgatttcctgcatgtcttccccctctctctcccctttctcacctagctgtcctatcaaaaataaaggcggaaaagcccaaaaaaataatcttaaaaaaaaaaataagatgctGCTGATACAAAACAATGCAAAGAAATAATTTCAAATTGTTGTCCAGATTGTGAAATTTGATCAAATATAGAAACAGTTACTGATAGAATTATAggtaaatatatagaaataagcATGAAATACCATGTGGGTGAGTGTGAGGCAACAAGGATAGgaaacacatgcagacattGCAGGCAAACAGCACTAGTTAAGGGGTTTATTGTAAATGTGAAAATACATAAGCTTACTGGCATGCCCAAACAGAGGTAGTATTAAGTCCACAGGGTAGTTAAAAGGGCAGATAAAAGTGCAGGCAGGTACAGGTAACAGGTTACCAGTTGCAGGTCCAAGATAACAGAGGCTCAAAAGCAATATAACAAAGCAATATTGACAATTTGGGGAAAATGGGCTGGTACTGCAGAGCCAATGAGGAAAAGTGGGAGCAGGTGGGCAGGAAAGGTCAGGTGATGGGAATGGCTGA
It encodes:
- the pheta2 gene encoding sesquipedalian-1; protein product: MKLHEKMLTHYLSCTSPVDKEGYLYKKKERNATYQRRWFVLKANLLFYQERPADRHLLGVIVLEGCAVRRSEPDGQFTFSLVFEGPGLKTYRFAAGDGQTQESWVKALLSASHCYLSLLVRDLGRQYEEAKQQQGSGESHPSSSVSALKQSTPNFLFPVQGPTAVVQVGRSFSAGTALQAPSIPTKVVAKKSPKLWPRRNAHVTPLNGPAPLYGEWPLVDLDPLQDFSKLHDYYGQEVKKAREEWLRSRRAEEEHSDGDLIDLGLKENLSVRDHLRGSETECFM